One stretch of Tenacibaculum sp. MAR_2010_89 DNA includes these proteins:
- a CDS encoding MIP/aquaporin family protein, giving the protein MKKYLAEFIGTFALVFCGTGAVIVNSLFNNSIGLLGVSVSFGVTITAIVYVFGSISGAHINPAVTIALGIRKVISKKEVIGYIVWQILGALMASGLLKVVFYNTTTLGETLPTGGVIPSFVLEAVLTFFLMLTILGVSENKNYSHLLGIVLGALVMGFILIAGPISGGSFNPARSLAPLLFTGNMHIAWLYFLAPVIGAITANCTWLFISKKG; this is encoded by the coding sequence ATGAAAAAGTATTTAGCTGAATTCATTGGAACATTTGCGTTGGTTTTTTGTGGAACAGGAGCAGTGATTGTTAACTCGTTATTTAATAATAGCATAGGTTTATTGGGTGTTTCTGTATCTTTTGGAGTAACTATAACAGCAATAGTTTATGTTTTTGGAAGTATTTCTGGTGCTCATATTAACCCAGCTGTAACTATTGCATTAGGAATAAGAAAAGTAATTTCTAAAAAAGAAGTTATAGGGTATATAGTGTGGCAAATATTAGGTGCATTAATGGCTAGTGGATTACTTAAAGTTGTTTTTTATAATACAACTACTTTGGGAGAAACTTTGCCAACAGGAGGAGTAATTCCTTCTTTTGTATTGGAAGCAGTATTAACGTTTTTTTTAATGTTAACTATTTTAGGAGTTAGTGAAAATAAGAATTATTCACATTTATTAGGTATTGTTTTGGGGGCTTTAGTTATGGGGTTTATTTTAATAGCTGGACCTATTTCTGGAGGATCGTTTAACCCTGCAAGAAGCTTAGCTCCATTATTGTTTACAGGTAATATGCATATAGCATGGCTGTATTTTTTGGCACCAGTTATTGGGGCGATTACTGCGAATTGTACATGGTTATTTATAAGTAAAAAAGGCTAA
- a CDS encoding heme-binding protein — protein MNIVLEQAEEIIKVAKAKSTELNTKMNIAVVDAGANLVAFARMDGAWLGSLDISIKKAKTARFFDMNTGVIGELSQPGGSLFNIEHSNNGLITFPGGVPIKDSEGTIIGAIGVSGSSVENDHAVAEAGASAIL, from the coding sequence ATGAATATAGTATTAGAACAAGCAGAAGAAATTATAAAAGTAGCTAAGGCTAAATCTACGGAGTTAAATACAAAAATGAATATAGCTGTTGTTGATGCTGGAGCAAATTTAGTTGCATTTGCCAGAATGGATGGAGCATGGTTAGGTTCTTTAGATATTTCAATAAAGAAAGCAAAAACAGCTCGTTTTTTTGATATGAATACAGGAGTAATAGGTGAATTGTCTCAACCAGGAGGTTCTTTATTTAATATTGAGCATTCTAATAACGGATTAATAACTTTTCCTGGTGGAGTACCTATAAAAGATTCAGAAGGTACTATTATTGGTGCAATTGGAGTAAGTGGAAGTTCTGTTGAAAATGATCATGCAGTTGCAGAAGCAGGAGCAAGTGCAATATTATAA
- a CDS encoding AraC family transcriptional regulator: MSNFTIENVPDSYIKGTNNPDLYIYDLKMVDNAIKTKVNLNMHMFSFLQKGKKQVHFADSKVQVDNSQSILIKKGNSLWSELLDTDEVYYCRLLFFSEDKLKNFIKKHINKKVSTKNIAPYFVIENDDYLSSYLNSLNNISTSSSKFMIDLLSLKLEELLLYLLNKYGELFENYICSLVLKEESVFQSTIEKNIYSSLTIEEIAFLCNMSLSTFKRNFIKEHDISPGKWFRNKRLDKAKELLEKGNLKVSDIYLDLGYNNLSNFSSAFKTKFGISPSQIK; this comes from the coding sequence GTGTCTAACTTTACTATAGAAAATGTACCTGATTCTTACATCAAAGGCACAAATAATCCTGATCTTTATATTTACGATTTAAAAATGGTTGATAATGCCATTAAAACAAAAGTAAATTTAAATATGCACATGTTTAGCTTTTTACAAAAAGGTAAAAAGCAAGTTCATTTTGCAGATAGTAAAGTGCAAGTAGATAATTCACAATCAATTTTAATAAAAAAGGGAAATAGCTTGTGGAGTGAGTTGTTAGATACAGATGAAGTTTATTACTGTAGATTATTATTTTTTTCTGAAGATAAATTAAAGAATTTTATTAAAAAACATATTAATAAAAAAGTGAGCACAAAAAATATAGCTCCGTATTTTGTAATTGAAAATGATGACTATTTAAGTTCTTATTTGAACTCTCTAAATAATATAAGTACATCATCATCTAAATTCATGATTGATTTACTTTCTTTAAAACTAGAAGAGTTATTGTTGTATTTATTGAACAAGTACGGAGAATTATTTGAAAATTATATTTGTAGCTTAGTTCTTAAAGAAGAATCTGTATTTCAGTCTACTATTGAAAAAAATATATACTCATCATTAACAATTGAAGAAATTGCTTTTTTGTGTAATATGAGTTTATCTACATTTAAAAGAAATTTCATTAAGGAGCATGATATTTCACCAGGAAAATGGTTTCGAAATAAACGTTTAGATAAAGCTAAGGAACTTTTAGAAAAAGGAAATTTAAAAGTGTCTGATATTTATTTGGATTTAGGATATAATAACCTTTCTAATTTTAGTAGTGCTTTTAAAACAAAATTTGGAATAAGTCCATCTCAAATAAAGTGA
- a CDS encoding PLP-dependent cysteine synthase family protein, whose product MRHAGITNTILDLVGETPLVELHRITKNIPGKHYAKVEAFNPGHSAKDRIALHIIETAEKKGIVKKGDIIVETTSGNTGFSLAMISIVKGYKCILAVSDKSSQDKIDMLKAMGAEVHICPANVAADDPRSYYEVAKRLHKENPGSIYINQYFNELNIEAHYVSTGPEIWEQTDGKITHLVAASGTGGTISGTGQFLKEKNPEIKILGVDAIGSVLKKYHETGEFDANEICPYKIEGLGKTLIPTSTDFDVIDIYEKVADKTSALKARELVKTEGIFAGYTSGAVLQGVQQYADKNFFDEDSFVVIILPDHGSRYMNKIYSDDWMNEQGFLN is encoded by the coding sequence ATGAGACACGCTGGTATTACCAATACAATTTTAGATTTAGTAGGAGAAACACCATTAGTAGAATTACATAGAATAACTAAAAACATTCCAGGAAAGCACTATGCTAAGGTAGAGGCTTTTAATCCTGGCCATTCAGCTAAAGACAGAATAGCACTTCATATCATTGAAACAGCAGAGAAAAAAGGAATTGTAAAGAAAGGAGATATTATTGTAGAAACTACCTCTGGAAATACTGGTTTTTCTTTGGCAATGATAAGCATTGTAAAAGGTTATAAATGTATTTTAGCAGTTAGTGATAAATCATCGCAAGATAAAATAGATATGTTAAAAGCTATGGGTGCTGAAGTTCATATTTGTCCAGCGAATGTCGCTGCTGATGATCCTCGTTCTTATTATGAAGTAGCAAAAAGATTACATAAAGAAAATCCAGGTTCTATATATATTAATCAATATTTTAATGAATTAAATATTGAGGCACATTATGTAAGTACAGGCCCAGAGATATGGGAACAAACTGATGGTAAAATAACTCACTTGGTTGCCGCTAGTGGAACTGGAGGAACAATTTCTGGAACTGGGCAATTTTTAAAAGAAAAGAACCCAGAAATTAAAATTTTAGGAGTTGATGCTATAGGATCAGTACTTAAAAAATATCATGAAACGGGTGAATTTGATGCTAATGAAATTTGCCCATATAAAATTGAAGGATTAGGAAAAACTTTAATTCCTACATCAACAGATTTTGATGTGATAGATATTTATGAAAAAGTAGCAGATAAAACATCAGCTTTGAAAGCTAGAGAGTTAGTGAAAACTGAAGGTATCTTTGCAGGGTATACTTCAGGAGCTGTTTTACAGGGAGTTCAACAATATGCCGATAAAAACTTTTTCGATGAAGATAGTTTTGTTGTGATTATATTACCTGATCATGGATCACGATATATGAATAAAATTTATTCTGATGATTGGATGAATGAACAAGGATTTTTAAATTAA
- a CDS encoding S9 family peptidase, which produces MAFNLIFAFCKNDIMKKDIKAPVAEKQLTKLEKHGDIREDNYFWMRLTDEQKNAEVKDNQTQKVYDYLNAENDFYDKMTVETNDFQEQLFQEMKGRIKEDDESVPYKSNGYFYITRYEKGQQYPIFSRKKENLEAKEEIMFNVNDEAKGHEYFQLGGLSISPNNKLTTFAVDTVSRRQYIIQVKNLESGEIYSDKIENTTGGSVWANDNKTLFYTKKDPVTLRSSQIYKHILGTDTKDDVLVFEEEDETFGTFVTKTKSKKYIVIGSYNTVSSEYQVLEADKPNGNFKVIHPRERNLEYDIAHYEDHFYIKTNKDGATNFKLMKTPEKKTSKENWVDVIPHREDTLFEDFSIFKEYLVLEERNEGLNKIRIKRWDNTLDYYLPFEEETYSADVYSNPEFDTNVIRYSYNSMTTPSSIIDFNMKDQSKNIKKEQEVLGGAFDKKNYVSKRIWVTTRDGEKVVVSIVHHRDTKIDENTPVLQYAYGSYGYTIPDGFSTTRLSLLDRGFVYALAHIRGSQYLGREWYEDGKMLKKKNTFTDFIDCSKYLIDNGYTSPKHLYAMGGSAGGLLMGAIVNMNPELYNGIIAAVPFVDVISTMLDDSIPLTTGEYDEWGNPNDKEYYDYIKSYSPYDQVVAKEYPNMLITTGLHDSQVQYWEPAKWVAKLREVKTDSNMLFLHTNMEAGHGGASGRFDALKELAEEYTFFLMLEEKLEK; this is translated from the coding sequence ATGGCTTTTAATCTTATTTTTGCATTCTGCAAAAATGATATAATGAAAAAAGACATTAAAGCACCAGTAGCTGAAAAGCAATTAACTAAGTTAGAGAAACACGGTGATATTAGAGAGGATAATTACTTTTGGATGCGTTTAACAGACGAGCAAAAAAATGCAGAAGTTAAAGATAATCAAACTCAAAAAGTGTATGATTATTTGAATGCCGAAAATGATTTCTATGATAAAATGACTGTTGAAACTAATGATTTTCAAGAGCAGTTGTTTCAAGAAATGAAAGGAAGAATAAAAGAAGATGATGAATCAGTACCTTATAAAAGTAATGGTTATTTTTATATAACTCGTTATGAAAAAGGTCAGCAATATCCTATTTTTAGCCGAAAAAAAGAAAATTTAGAGGCAAAGGAAGAAATCATGTTTAATGTAAATGATGAAGCAAAGGGACATGAATATTTTCAACTAGGAGGGCTAAGTATATCTCCAAATAATAAGCTGACTACTTTTGCTGTAGATACAGTTAGTAGACGTCAATATATTATTCAGGTTAAAAATTTAGAATCAGGAGAAATTTATTCTGATAAGATAGAAAATACTACTGGAGGATCTGTATGGGCAAATGATAATAAAACGTTGTTTTATACTAAAAAAGATCCTGTAACTTTACGAAGTTCACAAATATATAAACATATTTTGGGAACTGATACTAAAGATGATGTGTTAGTATTTGAGGAAGAAGATGAAACCTTTGGTACTTTTGTAACTAAAACAAAATCAAAAAAATACATAGTAATAGGTTCGTACAATACTGTTTCTTCGGAATATCAAGTATTAGAAGCAGATAAGCCTAATGGAAATTTTAAGGTTATTCATCCTCGTGAGCGCAATTTAGAATATGATATAGCACATTATGAAGATCATTTTTATATAAAAACCAATAAGGATGGGGCTACTAATTTTAAATTAATGAAAACTCCAGAAAAGAAAACTTCAAAAGAAAACTGGGTTGATGTTATACCACATAGGGAAGATACTTTGTTTGAAGATTTTTCTATTTTTAAAGAGTATCTTGTTTTAGAGGAAAGAAATGAAGGATTGAATAAAATTAGAATTAAAAGATGGGATAATACTTTAGATTATTATTTACCTTTTGAAGAAGAAACTTATTCAGCAGATGTATATTCTAATCCTGAATTTGATACAAATGTTATTCGTTATTCTTATAATTCAATGACAACTCCAAGTTCTATAATTGATTTTAATATGAAAGATCAATCTAAGAACATTAAAAAAGAACAAGAAGTTTTAGGGGGGGCATTTGATAAAAAAAATTATGTAAGCAAACGTATTTGGGTTACAACACGAGATGGTGAAAAAGTAGTGGTATCAATAGTGCATCACAGAGATACAAAAATAGATGAAAATACTCCAGTTTTACAGTACGCTTATGGATCATATGGTTACACAATACCAGATGGCTTTTCAACTACACGATTAAGTTTACTTGATAGAGGTTTTGTATATGCATTAGCACATATTAGAGGAAGTCAGTATCTAGGACGTGAGTGGTATGAAGATGGTAAAATGTTAAAAAAGAAAAATACATTCACAGATTTTATTGATTGTTCTAAGTATTTAATAGATAATGGGTATACTTCACCAAAGCATTTGTATGCTATGGGAGGTTCTGCTGGAGGTTTATTAATGGGAGCTATTGTTAATATGAACCCTGAATTATATAATGGAATTATTGCTGCTGTTCCTTTTGTTGATGTTATCTCAACAATGTTAGATGATAGTATTCCTTTAACTACTGGAGAATACGATGAGTGGGGGAATCCTAATGATAAAGAGTATTATGATTATATTAAGTCGTATTCCCCTTATGATCAAGTAGTGGCAAAAGAATACCCAAATATGTTAATTACTACTGGTTTACATGACAGTCAAGTGCAATATTGGGAACCGGCTAAATGGGTAGCAAAACTAAGAGAGGTTAAAACAGACTCGAATATGTTGTTTTTACATACAAATATGGAAGCGGGTCATGGAGGTGCTTCAGGAAGATTTGATGCTTTAAAAGAATTAGCAGAAGAATATACGTTCTTTTTAATGTTAGAGGAAAAGTTAGAAAAATAG
- a CDS encoding YbaB/EbfC family nucleoid-associated protein, with translation MFGDISGMMGKLKEAQEKVEETKKRLNTVLIDETVANNNIKVTVTANREIKAITINETLLEDREELEDYLILALNKALKRAGEINEQELAIAAKTGMPNIPGMDMFK, from the coding sequence ATGTTTGGAGATATTTCTGGTATGATGGGTAAACTAAAAGAAGCCCAAGAAAAAGTAGAAGAAACAAAAAAAAGATTAAATACTGTTTTAATCGATGAAACTGTTGCTAATAATAATATAAAAGTTACTGTAACTGCCAATAGAGAAATTAAGGCTATTACAATTAATGAAACCTTACTTGAAGACCGAGAAGAACTAGAAGATTATTTAATTTTAGCATTAAATAAAGCTTTAAAAAGAGCTGGTGAAATAAATGAGCAAGAATTAGCTATTGCTGCTAAAACTGGTATGCCAAATATTCCCGGAATGGATATGTTTAAATAA
- a CDS encoding DUF2752 domain-containing protein, with translation MFLKLEDYMLPCLNKKLLGVDCLGCGFQRAIVHVLKGEFIDAFKMYPAIYSLLFFLIYILLNFKFKFNNSQKTVRFLLLLNLILIVGNFILKIL, from the coding sequence ATGTTTTTAAAGTTAGAAGATTACATGTTACCATGTTTAAATAAAAAACTCTTGGGAGTTGATTGTTTAGGTTGTGGTTTTCAAAGAGCGATTGTGCATGTTTTAAAAGGTGAGTTTATCGATGCTTTTAAAATGTATCCTGCAATCTATTCATTATTATTTTTTTTAATATATATTCTTCTAAATTTTAAGTTCAAATTTAATAATTCTCAAAAAACAGTTCGTTTCTTACTTTTATTAAACTTAATTTTAATAGTAGGAAACTTTATTTTAAAAATACTATAA
- a CDS encoding CCC motif membrane protein, with protein sequence MEPKQLQYGPLIYILAIVGLPLCCCAGIGIIPSGIAFYIAHTELKKYYKDPESYTNQDSIYTGKIVALVILIINVLYLAYTAYQIYTIGWDNIMEQSRQMMEQYEQ encoded by the coding sequence ATGGAACCTAAACAATTACAATACGGACCTCTTATTTATATTTTGGCTATTGTAGGACTTCCTTTATGTTGCTGCGCTGGAATTGGTATTATACCTTCTGGTATTGCCTTTTACATTGCTCATACTGAATTAAAAAAATACTACAAAGATCCTGAATCATATACTAACCAAGACAGTATTTATACTGGTAAAATAGTTGCTTTGGTTATTTTAATTATTAATGTTTTGTATTTAGCCTATACTGCTTATCAAATATACACTATAGGTTGGGACAATATCATGGAGCAATCACGACAAATGATGGAACAATACGAGCAATAA
- a CDS encoding ATP-binding protein has product MDNEKNWLHYYKNSLFDSENLAIDISRIKNLFHQNNADLTTALLNPKQANELLDVEERRINRLKGISKKDSPKWHEVSETQILIAPFHLQYQTDNPNFKQRTIYPFWVAAKVDRSGNLSAPNDLFPLIVRNYLDPIADVKNDFIFSSLDTVMMVRDIEQPEPPYGSELIGWDDYWTYVNEVFSEITFSNLSNYKKEKYTTEYKLTYFSISSKISTAKSILFLYQNLLNETEELPVLSKIINPFNRARKEPITDYGFLNYNHLHLGQMSNEFPLSISQRKTLLSYLTAEENSVTAVNGPPGTGKTTLLQSLVATEVVKAAIKGEDAPIILACSNNNQAVTNIIDSFINSESSMGELAERWVPDFNGYATYLPSNSKSEKYLKNINFLKGNLFGHEGTLCDLDNEKYVYEAEYYFLTKYNNYFGVETNSLEDACMHLQEEIITIENHLIDSVDFSSDYLNYIDKINAILVNKEDLIEKNTFKISKLQEWRTLFTELKSYAKDSDFINKIKTHFIVTSSKNKEIESSDYIFKINEDVISNNESAFSFIKDCIYNVNMVLQANLKLNNWKLENNIQGYPFVSEEKMWHYEYEKAKNKDKTHRFFYDEIDLGLRHTAFLLATHYWEARWLLETIDLIENDTEKGTGENVIKAKWKRRAMLTPCFVATFYMAPTHFLYSQFQGENEEGKPVFEYLPLYNFLDLLIIDEAGQVTPEVSIPIFSLAKKAFVVGDLKQIEPIWSIPPKIDIGNLTSLNIIEEEKENEHLHELGFLASSGSIMKMAQNACEFETSIASKKETGLILLEHRRCNDEIIGFCNELAYEGILKPMKGKAKEGQIFQSMIAYHVEGVSERKYNSRCNLNEVKAIISWLQQNKEAIQEAYDVTSIESVLGIITPFASQKGELSKALIEAGFKVNQIKLGTVHALQGAERNIILFSSVYSNEDEGTMFFDKDNKPNMLNVAVSRAKDSFILFGDTRIFDETKNTPSGVLKKHLNILEMVN; this is encoded by the coding sequence ATGGATAACGAAAAAAACTGGCTACATTATTATAAAAACAGTTTATTTGATAGTGAAAACTTGGCTATTGATATTTCAAGAATCAAAAATTTATTTCATCAAAATAATGCTGATTTAACCACAGCTCTTTTAAACCCAAAACAAGCTAATGAACTATTAGATGTAGAGGAAAGAAGAATAAATAGGTTAAAAGGAATTAGTAAAAAAGATAGTCCTAAATGGCATGAAGTAAGCGAAACTCAAATTCTTATTGCCCCATTTCATTTACAATATCAAACTGATAATCCTAACTTTAAACAACGAACAATATATCCTTTTTGGGTAGCGGCAAAAGTAGACCGTTCAGGAAACTTATCTGCACCAAACGATTTGTTCCCTCTTATTGTTCGTAACTATTTAGATCCTATTGCAGATGTAAAAAATGATTTCATTTTTTCGTCCTTAGATACTGTCATGATGGTTAGAGATATTGAACAACCTGAACCTCCATATGGAAGTGAGTTAATAGGTTGGGATGATTACTGGACGTATGTAAATGAGGTCTTTTCAGAAATTACTTTTAGTAATCTATCTAATTATAAAAAAGAAAAATATACCACCGAATATAAACTCACTTATTTTTCTATTAGCTCAAAAATATCTACAGCCAAAAGTATTTTATTCTTATATCAAAACTTATTAAATGAGACTGAAGAATTACCTGTATTATCTAAAATAATAAATCCTTTTAATAGAGCCAGAAAAGAACCAATAACAGACTATGGTTTTTTAAATTATAATCATTTACATTTAGGACAAATGTCTAATGAATTTCCTTTATCTATAAGTCAACGTAAAACATTATTATCTTATTTAACTGCTGAAGAAAACTCAGTAACTGCAGTAAATGGCCCACCAGGAACAGGGAAAACTACATTACTACAAAGTTTAGTAGCTACAGAAGTTGTTAAAGCTGCTATTAAAGGAGAAGATGCTCCAATTATCTTAGCTTGCTCTAATAACAACCAAGCTGTTACAAATATTATTGATAGCTTTATTAACTCAGAAAGTAGTATGGGAGAATTAGCTGAACGTTGGGTTCCTGATTTTAATGGTTACGCTACTTATTTACCCTCTAACTCCAAAAGTGAAAAATACTTAAAGAATATTAATTTTTTAAAAGGTAATTTATTTGGGCATGAAGGAACTTTATGTGATTTAGATAATGAAAAATACGTTTACGAAGCTGAATATTATTTTTTAACGAAGTATAATAATTATTTTGGAGTAGAAACTAATTCCTTAGAAGATGCCTGTATGCATTTACAGGAAGAAATAATTACTATTGAAAACCATCTTATTGATAGTGTAGATTTTTCTAGTGATTACCTAAATTATATTGACAAAATTAATGCGATATTAGTAAACAAAGAGGATCTTATTGAAAAAAACACGTTTAAGATATCTAAACTACAAGAATGGAGAACTCTTTTTACTGAACTTAAATCTTATGCTAAAGACAGTGATTTTATTAATAAAATTAAAACTCATTTTATAGTAACCTCTTCAAAAAATAAAGAGATAGAAAGTTCTGATTATATTTTTAAAATTAATGAAGATGTTATTTCTAATAATGAATCTGCTTTCTCTTTTATAAAAGACTGTATTTATAATGTAAATATGGTGCTACAAGCTAACTTAAAATTAAACAACTGGAAACTTGAAAATAACATTCAAGGGTACCCTTTTGTTTCCGAAGAGAAAATGTGGCATTATGAATATGAAAAAGCAAAGAATAAAGACAAAACACATCGTTTTTTTTATGACGAAATTGACCTTGGCTTACGTCATACTGCTTTTTTATTAGCTACTCATTATTGGGAAGCTCGCTGGTTACTTGAAACCATTGATCTTATTGAAAATGATACAGAAAAAGGAACTGGTGAAAATGTTATTAAAGCCAAATGGAAAAGAAGAGCAATGCTTACACCATGCTTTGTTGCTACTTTTTACATGGCTCCTACACACTTTTTATATAGTCAATTTCAAGGCGAAAATGAAGAAGGTAAACCTGTTTTTGAATACCTTCCTTTGTATAATTTTTTAGATTTATTAATCATTGACGAAGCAGGACAAGTAACACCAGAAGTAAGTATCCCAATTTTTTCATTAGCAAAAAAAGCTTTTGTTGTTGGTGATTTAAAACAAATTGAACCTATTTGGTCCATTCCACCAAAAATTGATATTGGTAATTTAACATCTTTAAATATTATAGAAGAAGAAAAAGAAAATGAGCACTTACATGAGCTAGGTTTTTTAGCTTCTAGTGGTAGTATTATGAAAATGGCTCAAAATGCTTGTGAATTTGAAACCTCAATAGCTTCAAAGAAAGAAACTGGCTTAATACTTCTAGAACACAGAAGGTGTAATGATGAAATTATTGGTTTTTGTAACGAATTAGCTTACGAAGGTATTTTAAAGCCTATGAAAGGTAAAGCTAAAGAAGGTCAAATTTTTCAATCGATGATAGCTTATCATGTTGAAGGGGTTAGTGAACGTAAATATAATAGTAGATGTAATTTAAACGAAGTAAAAGCAATCATTTCTTGGCTACAACAAAATAAAGAAGCGATACAAGAAGCTTATGATGTAACTTCTATTGAAAGTGTTTTAGGAATAATTACCCCATTTGCAAGTCAAAAAGGAGAGTTATCGAAAGCCTTGATAGAAGCAGGTTTTAAAGTGAATCAAATAAAACTTGGAACTGTACACGCTCTTCAAGGCGCAGAACGCAATATCATATTATTTAGTTCTGTTTACAGTAATGAAGATGAAGGTACTATGTTTTTTGACAAAGACAACAAACCTAACATGCTAAACGTAGCGGTTTCAAGAGCAAAAGATAGTTTCATTTTATTTGGAGATACAAGGATTTTTGATGAAACCAAAAACACTCCATCTGGAGTTTTAAAAAAGCATCTAAATATTTTAGAAATGGTTAATTAA
- the rocD gene encoding ornithine--oxo-acid transaminase — translation MAVLDQLTSQQAIDLENKYGAHNYHPLPVVLSRGEGVYVWDVEGKKYYDFLSAYSAVNQGHCHPKIVGAMVNQAQTLTLTSRAFYNDMLGKYEKFATELFGFDKLLPMNTGAEAVETALKLCRKWAYEVKGINENDAQIVVCENNFHGRTTTIISFSNDPVARKNFGPFTNGFIKIEYNNLKALEEALENENNIAGFLVEPIQGEAGVYVPSEGYLAAAKALCEKHNVLFIADEVQTGIARTGKMLAVDHENVKPDILILGKALSGGAYPVSGVLANDVVMNVIKPGNHGSTFGGNPIAAAVAIAALEVVKEESLEENAERLGKIFRAELSEFANQTDLVKSVRGKGLLNAILINDTEDSSTAWDICIKLRDNGLLAKPTHGNIIRFAPPLVMDEEQLMDCISIIKKTISEFKN, via the coding sequence ATGGCTGTTTTAGACCAATTAACTTCGCAACAAGCGATCGATTTAGAAAACAAGTATGGAGCACACAATTATCACCCACTACCAGTAGTGTTGAGTAGAGGAGAAGGTGTGTATGTATGGGATGTTGAAGGGAAAAAGTATTACGACTTTTTATCAGCTTATTCAGCAGTAAACCAAGGACATTGTCATCCAAAAATTGTTGGTGCAATGGTAAATCAAGCACAAACATTAACATTAACTTCTCGTGCATTTTATAATGACATGTTAGGTAAATATGAAAAGTTTGCTACCGAACTTTTTGGTTTTGATAAATTATTACCAATGAACACAGGAGCAGAAGCTGTAGAAACTGCTTTGAAATTGTGTAGAAAATGGGCTTATGAAGTAAAAGGAATTAATGAAAATGATGCTCAAATTGTAGTTTGTGAAAATAACTTTCACGGACGTACAACAACAATTATCTCTTTTTCAAATGATCCAGTAGCTCGTAAGAACTTTGGACCATTTACTAATGGATTTATCAAAATTGAGTATAATAACTTGAAGGCTTTAGAAGAAGCTTTAGAGAATGAAAATAATATAGCAGGATTCTTAGTAGAGCCTATTCAAGGTGAAGCAGGTGTATATGTTCCTTCTGAAGGATATTTAGCCGCTGCTAAGGCATTATGTGAAAAACATAATGTACTTTTTATTGCTGATGAAGTTCAAACAGGAATTGCTAGAACTGGTAAAATGTTAGCCGTTGATCATGAAAATGTAAAACCAGATATTTTAATATTAGGAAAAGCATTAAGTGGAGGAGCATATCCAGTTTCAGGAGTATTAGCTAATGATGTTGTTATGAATGTTATTAAACCTGGTAACCATGGTTCTACTTTTGGAGGTAACCCTATTGCTGCTGCTGTAGCTATAGCTGCTTTAGAAGTTGTTAAAGAAGAAAGTTTAGAAGAAAACGCTGAACGCTTAGGGAAAATTTTTAGAGCAGAATTATCTGAATTTGCAAACCAAACTGATTTAGTAAAATCTGTTAGAGGTAAAGGGTTATTAAATGCTATTTTAATTAACGATACTGAAGATAGTTCTACAGCCTGGGATATATGTATTAAATTACGTGATAATGGTTTATTAGCAAAACCAACTCATGGAAATATTATTCGTTTTGCACCACCATTAGTAATGGATGAGGAGCAGTTGATGGATTGTATCTCTATTATAAAGAAAACAATTTCTGAGTTTAAAAATTAA